A single region of the Streptomyces sp. NBC_00425 genome encodes:
- a CDS encoding sialidase family protein, whose protein sequence is MALVTEQRAARRSRLPLLTALLGLAAALVAAVLIAPDPASAAPISTPMTVYRNTVTQGDGPRTPDIISTSANDAVVVWREGTTASVITDEPGKPVVDHGYIRYSYTTDGGTTWSRPKTLAQETSEYSWHYVELYKTGSRIIAYLGRTGITKRSGLPINAIVAKESTDGGHTWHDFTVNLPLNPTDDRTAPGKQNLALAGRPVQMANNLYVMPYWSSGRENGVLYSWNLKDWTAGPAVANPNANMPGEPQLVVSKENQNKLLLVARSTPSVPGTATFALTATGTVTTTGTNVSMTWSPFATDTNVPNNDSKSYFTKDSAGRYLTIYNTDTDPVRQILNYRVRSADGVWGSSKQFADPAGPNDPTPAGDGAGWDAYPMADEYAPGKFFVVWEHDTSAILVSTLDISDT, encoded by the coding sequence ATGGCTCTGGTGACAGAACAGCGGGCCGCGCGGCGCTCCCGGCTGCCCCTGCTGACCGCACTCCTCGGCCTGGCGGCCGCGTTGGTCGCAGCCGTCCTCATCGCCCCCGACCCGGCGTCCGCGGCCCCGATCTCCACCCCGATGACGGTCTACCGGAACACGGTGACCCAGGGCGACGGGCCCCGTACCCCCGACATCATCAGCACCAGCGCGAACGACGCGGTCGTGGTCTGGCGCGAGGGCACCACCGCCTCGGTGATCACCGACGAACCCGGGAAACCAGTCGTCGACCACGGGTACATCCGGTACTCGTACACCACCGACGGCGGCACGACGTGGAGCCGTCCGAAGACGCTGGCGCAGGAGACCAGCGAGTACTCCTGGCACTACGTCGAGCTGTACAAGACGGGCAGCCGCATCATCGCGTACCTGGGCCGGACGGGGATCACGAAGCGCAGCGGCCTGCCGATCAACGCCATCGTCGCCAAGGAGAGCACCGACGGGGGGCACACCTGGCACGACTTCACCGTCAACCTGCCGCTGAACCCGACCGACGACAGGACCGCCCCCGGCAAGCAGAACCTCGCCCTCGCCGGACGCCCCGTCCAGATGGCCAACAACCTCTACGTCATGCCGTACTGGTCGTCGGGCAGGGAGAACGGGGTGCTGTACTCCTGGAACCTCAAGGACTGGACGGCCGGCCCCGCCGTGGCCAACCCGAACGCCAATATGCCCGGCGAACCGCAACTCGTCGTCTCGAAGGAGAACCAGAACAAGCTGCTCCTGGTCGCCCGCAGCACTCCCTCCGTGCCGGGCACAGCGACGTTCGCGTTGACCGCCACCGGCACCGTCACCACCACCGGCACGAACGTCAGCATGACCTGGAGCCCCTTCGCCACGGACACCAACGTGCCCAACAACGACTCCAAGAGCTACTTCACCAAGGACAGCGCCGGCCGGTATCTGACGATCTACAACACCGACACCGACCCGGTCCGGCAGATTCTGAACTACCGGGTCAGGAGCGCCGACGGCGTCTGGGGAAGCAGCAAGCAGTTCGCCGACCCCGCCGGCCCCAACGACCCGACTCCGGCCGGCGACGGCGCGGGCTGGGACGCCTATCCGATGGCCGACGAGTACGCGCCCGGCAAGTTCTTCGTCGTCTGGGAGCACGACACCTCGGCCATCCTGGTGAGCACGCTCGACATCTCCGACACGTAG